The following is a genomic window from Kogia breviceps isolate mKogBre1 chromosome 4, mKogBre1 haplotype 1, whole genome shotgun sequence.
CTGCATAAAGAGCTTTTCAGGGCACAATAAAATGCTATCATTATTACCAATGGAAACAGTGTTGGGGGGGGGGTAGATGGTCTTTGTTTGGGTTCTGCCCCTCCCTCCAGACCCCACGCCTACCTTGCCATCGCCCTAGCTCCTACCATGAATAAAGGTCCTCCTCAGCTGGTCCTAGGGGCACCCATCGGCCGATGGACCACAGCTTCTGAATCTGAGGGCATGAGTTGGTTGGACTCTTGACTGTGTCTTCCCATGTATCTCTATAGCACAGGAAGTagctgggaggggaaggggcagcaATTAAATGTGAGCAGTTTCCTAGCTTCTGTTGGAGGGTTTTAATTTTGGAGGTAAGGTGGAAACTCATCAGAAGTTGCCTTCAAGTTCTCAGGTAGGGATATGATTCAATACTGAGGCCTTTTCTGTCAGCCTACTTTTAAGATGAGGGCTTTTATTTTGATGggggcatatatatttttttaaaggtggggATGACCTTTCAAAGGTCCTTGATTTCCTGCTTGGCTTTCCATGCTTTGATGGTGGTGGTTCAGTGGCCCAAACTGGCATTCCCCATAGAGAGGGGAGGACTTTGATTCTGATAAGGGGACTCACTAATCCACACGGGAATCTTGCCCCTGGCTGCTGGACTCTGGGGTGGTTTCCACGTTCCAGCGCATCTTCTTATAGAGGTATCGGGGGAAGCGGCTGGCAGTGTAGGCGGCAGGGGCACAGTATCTAAAGATGGACACCTCGTGGGAAGGACTGATGGAGAACCTCCCGCAGAAGAAACAGGAGATGCTGGCAGGAGATGGGAGAGTGGGGAATGAGGGTATGCCCTGGACTCCTCCACCCCTGACCCCACCCAGTCTCCTAACCTTTTACCTTAGGGGGTCAGTCTCCTCCAGGTTCACAAACCCAAATGATGCATACATAAGGACCAGCTGTTCCAGGCGCAGAGTCAGCTGTTGGGAGATCTCCAACAGCTGCATGGAAGAGGGGGCATAATGTGATTAGCTGGCCTGCCATGAGtgtcctccccatcccccaggctTGAGGGATGAAGAAAGGGGCATAGGGTCTAGGAAAGCTGCTCCACACACCCCCTTTCGGATCAGCTCCTGCAGGGCTCCATAGATGGGGGGCACACTCCGTGCAGCTGCCTCCAGGTACAGGAAGTAGGGCTCACACATCTGCAAGAAGGTGGGCATGGCCTTCGCCAGCTGTTCCTTCTGCACTCGGTCCCTGTTGAAGGGAGAAGGGGGACTTTGCCTGAGGCCCCTGGCTCCCCCACCAATTTCTCCCATTCCACTCACTGCCCACCTGTATCCCTGACCTGGACCTCCACTACAAAAATATCCCCCAGTGTCAGGCCTTTCTCAGAGCATCTTCCAGGACGACCAGCATCAAAAACA
Proteins encoded in this region:
- the C4H19orf67 gene encoding LOW QUALITY PROTEIN: UPF0575 protein C19orf67 homolog (The sequence of the model RefSeq protein was modified relative to this genomic sequence to represent the inferred CDS: inserted 2 bases in 1 codon) → MATRQWFLGPLSDDLEPGVQPCENPSWSPPIGRPGDSPQAEPEDIQGQLPEASTSTPFPEPLAPGPGPAPPRLPLDTMFGPISEQLRYLLKKADDFQRYLFYRDRVQKEQLAKAMPTFLQMCEPYFLYLEAAARSVPPIYGALQELIRKGLLEISQQLTLRLEQLVLMYASFGFVNLEETDPLSISCFFCGRFSISPSHEVSIFRYCAPAAYTASRFPRYLYKKMRWNVETTPESSSQGQDSRVDYYFLCYRDTWEDTVKSPTNSCPQIQKLWSIGRWVPLGPAEEDLYSWILSPQPPGDYEQLLTIGFEEPSHMLATDLLVQILTGQAGXRPPSAAGPAAWAAQES